The genomic region AGCTGGGCGACCTCGCGGCCGAGTCCTTCTTCCTGCACACGCTCTGGCACGAGATGAGCCACGGCCTCGGGCCGGGCCGCATCGTCGTGGACGGGCGATCGACCGAGGTGCGGCTCGAGCTGAAGGACCTCTACTCGGCCATCGAGGAGGCCAAGGCCGACGCGATGGGCCCGTGGTGCATCTTCCGCCTGCAGGAGCGCGGCGAGTTCCCCGCCTCCATCTACCGCGAGCAGGCCGCGACCTACCTGGCCGGGCTGTTCCGTTCGGTCCGCTTCGGGATCGGGGAGGCCCACGGCGTGGCCAACGCCTTGCAGTTCAATTACCTGCTGGAACAGGGCGTGATCACGCCCGAAGACGGCAAGTTCCGGATCTCCTACGAGGCCTTCCCCGGCGCGATCGCGCAGCTGGTCCAGGAACTGCTGTCCGTCCAGGCGGCCGGCGACTACGCCGGCGCGAAGGCCCTGCTGGACCGTTACGGCGTCATGCCGCCCGTGCTGGCCGCGGCTCTGGACCGGCTCGACGACGTGCCGGTCGACATCTTGCCCCTGTACGACGTCGGATCCCGCTGACCTCCCGCTCGGCGAGCGCCCCCGTCCGCCACGAGCGGACGGGGGCATCTGTTTATATGACAATGAGATCCATAGTCCATGATAATTCTATGACATTTATCCTTGCATCGATAACAAACACTCGCTATGGTCCCCCATAGCACTAGGATATCGGGGGGGGACCCACCCAACAGGAGGTTGAACATGTCCAGGATCGTGAAGCAAGGGCTGCTGCCGGCCCTGATGCTGTGCGGCTTGCTGGCCCTCGTCGGCTGCGAAGGCGACCAGGGGCCCGTCGGCGCCCAGGGCCCCGAAGGCCCCGCCGGCCCTCCCGGGCCTCCCGGCGGCACCAGCGAGTTCACCTACGCGGGCTACCAGGGCGAGGCCTGCCTGCACTGCCACGGCCGCACCGTTGCCGACGTGCGCACGACCGGGCACAACGTCGCCTACGCGGGCCTGGACGCCGAGTCCCAGGACCTGCCCTACTGCCTGCAGTGCCACACCACCGGCTGGGACACGCCGATCGCCTACGGCGTCACCGAGTTCGAACCCAGCGGCGACGACGTCCACGGCTACGACGACTACTTCGGCGTCGACACGGTCGAGGCCGCCTCGCGCCGCGACGCGCTCGAGAACGTCCAGTGCGAGTCCTGCCACGGCCCCATGGGCCCGGACTTCAACGCCCACACCCCGAGCGTGGTCTTCTCGACCATCGTCGACGGCGAGGTCACGGCCTCCTGCGTGCCCTGCCACGAGGGCCAGCTCGACGAGTGGCAGACCTCCGGCCACGGCACGGCGAGCGGCCTGACGCACGAGGAGTTCGTCGACGAGTTCGGCGGCAGCGCGAGCTGCAAGCCCTGCCACACGAGCGAGGGCTTCATCGCCGCGCACGACCCCGTCTACGCCTCGTACGACTTCGGCGGCGACGTCAACTTCATCGGCTGCGTCACCTGCCACGACCCGCACGTGGGCGAGGCCGGCGGCGGCAACATGGCCCAGCTGCGGGCCCTCGGCGCCGTCGAGATCGTGTACACGCCGGGCCTGACCCCGGGCGACCCGAGCATCCCCAGGATGGAGGACAAGGGGGCGGCCCAGACCTGCGCCCA from bacterium harbors:
- a CDS encoding multiheme c-type cytochrome, translating into MSRIVKQGLLPALMLCGLLALVGCEGDQGPVGAQGPEGPAGPPGPPGGTSEFTYAGYQGEACLHCHGRTVADVRTTGHNVAYAGLDAESQDLPYCLQCHTTGWDTPIAYGVTEFEPSGDDVHGYDDYFGVDTVEAASRRDALENVQCESCHGPMGPDFNAHTPSVVFSTIVDGEVTASCVPCHEGQLDEWQTSGHGTASGLTHEEFVDEFGGSASCKPCHTSEGFIAAHDPVYASYDFGGDVNFIGCVTCHDPHVGEAGGGNMAQLRALGAVEIVYTPGLTPGDPSIPRMEDKGAAQTCAQCHHARRNATNVSGQIANGNAHFGPHGSPQMDMYIGAGCYEIPGYTYEREHSHKNIDDACVKCHMVREVLLHGELQDHSFHTFTPDVGNCAPCH